One window from the genome of Leptospiraceae bacterium encodes:
- the fliR gene encoding flagellar biosynthetic protein FliR produces the protein MEPFFKGFWSLLLIFSRIMGIVFVLPVISSENIPYRFRVSIAVFLSFLFFPLVSFHLPKTSFENFYAYLLEFFTQFFIGFMIGFMILVIFSAFIMTGEFLSIQMGISFSEVLDPQSQVSLPIIGTLKNLLGILLFLTVDFELDGYYLPTYLHVIRALYYSFSALPTLQFDTQTLGGFLNSLDQAFGIMFLTSLKLGLPLVGILFITSVALGVINKASPQFNLLNLGLQFNIIVGLIVFILIIPVMISIMKDSFIIALQFLGEMFHDIPKVNR, from the coding sequence ATGGAGCCTTTTTTCAAAGGTTTTTGGAGTTTACTTTTGATTTTTTCTCGGATTATGGGGATTGTTTTTGTTTTGCCTGTGATTTCGTCAGAGAACATCCCCTATCGCTTTCGAGTGAGTATTGCTGTTTTTCTTTCATTTTTGTTTTTCCCTTTGGTTTCGTTCCATCTTCCCAAAACTTCGTTTGAAAACTTCTATGCTTATCTGTTGGAGTTTTTTACTCAGTTTTTCATTGGTTTCATGATTGGATTTATGATACTTGTGATTTTTTCCGCTTTCATCATGACGGGTGAGTTTTTAAGCATACAGATGGGGATATCTTTTTCAGAAGTGTTGGATCCACAATCTCAAGTCTCTTTGCCCATTATTGGAACTTTGAAAAACCTTTTGGGGATTTTACTTTTTTTGACCGTTGATTTTGAGTTAGATGGTTATTATTTACCTACCTATTTACATGTGATTCGTGCATTGTATTATTCGTTTTCTGCATTGCCGACCCTACAATTTGATACGCAAACCTTAGGTGGCTTTCTGAATTCTTTGGATCAGGCCTTTGGTATCATGTTTTTGACTTCCTTGAAGTTAGGACTTCCCTTGGTGGGGATTTTGTTTATTACTTCTGTAGCTCTGGGGGTGATCAATAAAGCCTCACCTCAGTTCAATCTTTTGAATTTGGGTTTACAATTCAATATTATTGTTGGCTTGATTGTGTTTATTCTAATCATACCTGTGATGATTTCCATCATGAAGGACTCTTTTATCATTGCTTTGCAATTTTTGGGGGAGATGTTCCATGACATTCCCAAAGTCAATCGCTAA
- the fliQ gene encoding flagellar biosynthesis protein FliQ — MTETDILKLTYDTLIVTLKISAPILILSLITGLVISILQTTTAIQEQTLTFVPKLFAVFIALILFSTYIIHTIVDFTIELFNLIIRF; from the coding sequence ATGACAGAAACCGATATCTTAAAACTAACTTACGATACGTTGATCGTTACATTAAAGATCTCTGCCCCCATTTTGATTTTGAGTTTAATCACAGGGCTGGTGATTTCTATCTTGCAAACGACCACAGCCATTCAAGAACAAACCCTTACCTTTGTGCCGAAGCTCTTTGCAGTATTTATTGCGCTAATTTTGTTTTCTACGTATATCATCCATACGATTGTGGATTTTACTATTGAACTTTTTAATCTGATCATTCGATTTTGA
- a CDS encoding EscU/YscU/HrcU family type III secretion system export apparatus switch protein codes for MTFPKSIAKPNYLELTLWEILHKDFVLDDIDFQRFAAEDEGRTEEPTERRKREEREKGNIPRTNEIPSALILLGTTFVLFLLSTYFVHQISELFRVSFQKISEIQNFDVEDAREFLWGFFWNAGKIVFPMVLASFLLGIVGNVVQVGFLFTLRPLEFQFQRIFPDFRRILPTRRNLIGLLKTIAQVLLVILITYIIIQDDLIPMLKSSNTDLQKAISIFGIVTLKVLIITGIFLLIIAILDYFYQRYEYIESLKMTISEVRQEIKEEIGDPLIRKRQRERALEILKDRASLRKVKEADVVITNPTHYAVALQYNYPLDHAPKVIAKGKDSIALLMKVVARENNIPIEENPPLARELYHRVEIGQEIPQEFYRAVVLIYQKLEKFRKLIGK; via the coding sequence ATGACATTCCCAAAGTCAATCGCTAAACCTAATTATTTAGAACTCACACTTTGGGAGATTTTACATAAGGATTTTGTTTTAGATGATATTGATTTTCAAAGATTTGCCGCAGAAGACGAAGGAAGAACCGAAGAACCTACCGAACGTAGAAAAAGAGAAGAAAGAGAGAAAGGGAATATTCCCCGCACCAATGAAATCCCATCCGCCTTAATCCTGTTAGGAACTACATTTGTCTTGTTTTTACTTTCGACTTATTTTGTGCACCAAATCTCCGAGCTCTTTCGAGTATCTTTCCAAAAAATATCCGAGATCCAGAATTTTGACGTAGAAGATGCAAGAGAATTTTTATGGGGTTTTTTCTGGAATGCAGGAAAGATTGTTTTTCCCATGGTTTTGGCTTCTTTTCTTTTGGGGATTGTGGGGAATGTGGTTCAAGTTGGATTTTTGTTTACCCTCAGACCTTTAGAATTCCAGTTCCAACGAATCTTTCCTGATTTTCGTAGAATACTTCCAACAAGAAGGAACCTCATTGGACTTCTCAAAACCATTGCTCAAGTTTTATTAGTGATTTTGATTACATACATCATCATCCAAGATGATCTTATTCCCATGCTGAAATCTTCAAACACAGATTTGCAAAAAGCCATCTCCATTTTTGGGATTGTCACTCTTAAAGTATTGATCATCACTGGTATCTTTCTATTGATCATAGCGATTTTGGATTATTTCTATCAAAGATATGAATATATCGAAAGTTTAAAAATGACCATATCCGAAGTCAGACAAGAGATCAAAGAAGAAATTGGAGATCCCCTAATCCGTAAAAGGCAAAGGGAGCGAGCACTGGAGATCCTCAAGGACCGAGCTTCTCTGAGAAAAGTCAAAGAGGCAGATGTGGTGATTACAAACCCAACCCATTATGCGGTGGCATTACAATATAACTATCCTTTGGATCATGCCCCAAAAGTCATAGCAAAGGGAAAAGACTCCATTGCTTTGTTGATGAAAGTAGTTGCTCGAGAAAACAACATTCCCATCGAAGAAAACCCTCCCTTAGCAAGGGAATTATATCATCGTGTTGAGATTGGACAAGAAATCCCCCAAGAATTTTATCGAGCTGTTGTTTTGATTTATCAAAAACTTGAGAAATTCAGAAAACTGATAGGTAAGTAA
- a CDS encoding flagellar biosynthesis protein FlhA, translating to MTDYIALIRKYIASGDSILGFGIIFIIALIIIPLPGGFLDALIAVSLFSSILILLTSLSITKPADFSSFPTLLLITTIYRIALNISTTRLILTKGPAADSALIDAFGSFVIGGGGGTFSLVVGIIIFLILTLVQVIVITRGATRVSEVAARFALDSMPGKQMAIDADLSAGYIDEAEARRRRLALQQEMNFYGAMDGASKFVQGDVRLGLVITAINIIGGMIIGLTIQNLSFNEALEVYTRFTIGDGLVSQIPALLISTATGVVVARSSGEDSLPQELQKQLFSNANLLYLTGFFLILAGLIPGFPMITLFLLGGGLIYLAYRMERAIKLQKEKEIQEIQKQKAEEERKPETYLEHLKSEPLEIEVGYNLIPLVDPKSGGTLLDQISRLRRRYAMDLGLIVPPVRIRDNMNLEPDEYAIRLHGSLISTAKVEPEKLLAIDTGKTKGPIPNAVEIREPTYQLRSYWIEPSRKNEAEDLGYDVVDPSTVIATHLSSIIQQNSHEILGRQEIKNILDKVREDNSVIVDEILNEKKIGLDIIQQVFQNLLRENVSIKNVVKILEAISTNWEKVARDPFLLTEAVRQSIRRQIVSEYVDQTKTLKAIIIHPDLDQKLREGIHKDPDEGFILALNPEFQIRLQQLLAREYQKANKDNVYPVFITSRTTRAGLFYILERLFPTKNFAVIAHEEIPPEIKLERYSDISLEHFESELV from the coding sequence ATGACAGATTATATTGCTTTGATTCGTAAATACATAGCAAGTGGAGATTCCATCTTAGGTTTTGGGATCATTTTTATCATTGCCTTGATTATCATTCCCCTTCCTGGAGGTTTTTTAGATGCTTTGATTGCTGTGAGTTTATTTTCTTCGATCTTGATTTTACTTACTTCTCTTAGCATTACGAAACCTGCGGATTTTAGTTCTTTCCCTACGTTGTTGTTGATTACCACCATTTATCGTATCGCCCTCAACATTTCCACAACAAGACTGATTTTAACCAAAGGTCCCGCAGCTGATTCAGCTCTCATTGATGCTTTCGGTTCATTCGTGATTGGAGGTGGTGGAGGCACCTTTTCTTTGGTAGTGGGAATCATCATCTTCTTGATTTTGACGTTGGTGCAAGTGATCGTGATAACAAGGGGAGCAACGAGGGTTTCTGAAGTCGCAGCAAGATTTGCTTTGGATTCCATGCCTGGGAAGCAAATGGCAATTGATGCAGATTTGAGTGCTGGCTATATTGACGAAGCAGAAGCCCGACGAAGAAGATTAGCTCTACAACAAGAAATGAATTTCTATGGAGCTATGGATGGTGCCTCGAAATTTGTCCAGGGTGATGTCCGTTTAGGATTAGTCATAACGGCTATCAATATCATTGGTGGAATGATCATTGGGCTTACCATACAGAATTTGAGTTTTAACGAAGCCTTAGAAGTTTATACAAGATTTACGATTGGTGATGGTTTGGTATCCCAAATCCCCGCTTTGTTGATTTCTACAGCAACGGGTGTGGTAGTGGCGAGATCTTCAGGTGAGGATTCTCTACCCCAAGAACTCCAAAAACAATTATTTAGCAATGCAAATTTACTTTACTTAACGGGTTTCTTCTTGATACTTGCGGGCTTGATTCCTGGTTTCCCCATGATCACGCTTTTTCTTCTGGGGGGTGGCTTGATTTATTTGGCTTATCGAATGGAGAGAGCCATTAAGCTCCAAAAAGAAAAAGAAATCCAAGAAATCCAAAAACAAAAGGCAGAAGAAGAAAGAAAACCCGAAACCTATCTAGAACACCTAAAATCAGAACCTTTAGAAATTGAAGTGGGGTATAATTTAATCCCATTAGTGGATCCCAAAAGTGGAGGAACCCTCTTAGATCAAATCTCAAGGCTTCGAAGAAGATATGCTATGGATTTAGGACTCATTGTTCCTCCTGTGAGGATTCGCGACAATATGAACCTAGAACCCGATGAGTATGCCATTCGACTTCATGGCAGTTTGATTTCCACGGCAAAAGTGGAACCCGAAAAGCTTTTAGCTATCGATACAGGTAAAACCAAAGGACCTATCCCCAATGCCGTAGAGATTCGAGAACCCACGTATCAGCTCCGTTCTTATTGGATAGAACCATCACGTAAGAATGAGGCTGAGGATTTGGGTTATGATGTTGTGGATCCTTCAACTGTGATTGCAACCCATTTATCTTCAATCATCCAACAAAACAGCCACGAAATCTTAGGAAGACAAGAAATCAAAAACATCTTGGATAAAGTTCGAGAAGACAATTCTGTGATTGTGGACGAAATCCTCAATGAAAAAAAGATCGGATTGGATATCATCCAGCAGGTGTTCCAAAACCTACTTAGAGAAAACGTATCCATCAAAAACGTAGTGAAAATCTTAGAGGCAATTTCCACTAATTGGGAAAAAGTTGCTCGAGATCCTTTTCTTCTTACTGAAGCCGTAAGGCAATCCATACGAAGGCAAATTGTATCAGAATATGTAGATCAAACCAAAACCCTAAAAGCCATCATTATCCATCCCGATTTGGATCAAAAACTCAGAGAAGGCATCCACAAGGATCCCGATGAAGGCTTCATTCTGGCATTGAATCCTGAGTTTCAGATCAGACTCCAGCAGCTTTTAGCAAGAGAATACCAAAAAGCCAATAAAGACAATGTTTATCCTGTTTTCATCACAAGTAGAACCACAAGAGCTGGGTTATTTTATATTTTGGAGCGATTATTCCCAACAAAGAATTTTGCTGTGATTGCTCATGAAGAAATCCCACCTGAAATCAAATTAGAAAGATATTCGGATATTTCCTTGGAGCACTTTGAAAGTGAACTTGTTTAA
- a CDS encoding ABC transporter permease, whose protein sequence is MFFYRNYFLELFIAFRYLRGQSRLSLLHTGTRLSLMFMSLMVFIMVVVLSVFNGFQQEVKRSLWSSGYHITISYVNPNELIDNYQEIIDNIWNNQDYLRNNLRSVFPSIFVNGLLEYQGRFEGKGIRAIPVNIEEAKLGSIKDFPEIIHFDSAFLEKMNRENIAIIGKEMARLYGWQLGDKITVFLPKGGIFARGVQIQRVEFLIGGFFRTGFYEFDLNLIFISLATAQRILQIPNQTTSIIVQLKDLSGIDNYKTLIREVLINPYEYSISTIKDERGNFLAALQLEKTLMMMILGFLILAGIAGIWITSHLLVQSKRKSIGMLRAMGLPTKSILIIFVSHSLFIGFFACLIGGSMGIYASKNLESFIKFIEDLLNHSCKVLFQHCSTIYLIPRNIYYFDHLPVNVDIIFLISISIFTMILSGIAGYFPARMASRVEPVETIRND, encoded by the coding sequence ATGTTCTTTTATCGTAATTATTTTTTAGAACTTTTTATAGCCTTTCGTTATTTGCGGGGACAAAGCCGATTATCGTTATTACACACAGGGACGAGACTTTCTTTGATGTTTATGTCTCTTATGGTTTTTATCATGGTGGTGGTTCTTTCGGTATTCAATGGTTTCCAACAAGAAGTTAAAAGATCTTTATGGAGTTCAGGATATCATATTACTATTTCGTATGTGAATCCAAATGAGTTAATCGATAACTATCAAGAAATTATTGACAATATTTGGAATAACCAGGACTATTTGAGAAATAATCTTCGTTCTGTATTTCCTTCTATTTTTGTGAATGGGCTTTTGGAATATCAAGGAAGGTTTGAAGGCAAAGGTATCAGAGCAATCCCCGTGAATATCGAAGAAGCGAAATTAGGAAGTATCAAAGACTTTCCGGAAATCATACATTTTGATTCAGCGTTTTTAGAAAAAATGAATAGAGAAAATATAGCCATCATAGGAAAAGAAATGGCAAGATTATATGGTTGGCAGTTAGGAGACAAAATCACTGTTTTTCTACCCAAAGGTGGGATTTTTGCTCGTGGGGTTCAGATCCAAAGGGTGGAGTTTCTTATTGGAGGTTTTTTTCGAACAGGATTTTATGAGTTTGATTTGAATTTGATTTTTATCTCGCTTGCTACAGCTCAGAGGATTCTTCAAATCCCAAATCAAACAACCTCCATCATCGTTCAATTAAAGGATTTGAGTGGTATTGATAATTACAAGACCTTGATTCGCGAGGTCCTCATAAATCCCTATGAGTATTCTATTTCTACAATAAAAGATGAGCGGGGGAATTTCTTAGCAGCACTACAATTAGAAAAAACCTTAATGATGATGATTTTGGGATTTTTGATTCTGGCTGGCATTGCAGGCATTTGGATAACTTCTCACTTATTGGTTCAGTCAAAGCGAAAAAGTATTGGGATGTTGAGAGCTATGGGATTACCCACAAAATCCATTTTGATCATTTTCGTAAGTCATTCTTTGTTTATTGGTTTTTTTGCTTGTTTGATTGGTGGTTCTATGGGGATTTATGCTTCAAAAAATTTAGAATCTTTTATAAAATTTATTGAAGATCTATTAAATCATTCCTGTAAGGTTTTGTTTCAACATTGCTCTACTATATACTTGATTCCTAGAAATATTTATTATTTTGATCACCTTCCTGTGAATGTAGATATAATCTTTTTGATTTCGATTAGTATTTTTACGATGATACTCAGTGGGATTGCTGGGTATTTTCCTGCACGTATGGCATCGAGAGTAGAACCGGTTGAAACCATCAGAAACGATTGA
- a CDS encoding CoA pyrophosphatase, producing the protein MSSFKKNYPFEVLIKKLDSYLRHNELPGIKAWLEMSSRTSQEEFFIPKDQDYRHASVLIILIPKEERIYIPFIKRPKERGPHSQEMSFPGGAFEENDETFSTTALRETEEEIGIPKEQIQILGKLSSLYIPVSRFLVHPFLGYTKQLPEFKIDPKEVEKLFLFSLEDFLDEKNRTRQQIQIKKNQQVIPIIVPVFRISDEIIWGATAMIMNEFLMIYKDIL; encoded by the coding sequence ATGAGTTCTTTCAAAAAGAATTACCCTTTCGAAGTTTTAATTAAAAAACTAGACTCCTATCTAAGGCATAACGAATTACCAGGAATAAAAGCATGGTTGGAAATGAGTAGTCGAACTTCTCAAGAAGAATTTTTCATACCAAAAGATCAAGATTATCGGCATGCTTCTGTTTTGATTATTTTGATACCCAAAGAGGAACGAATATATATTCCTTTCATCAAGCGTCCCAAAGAAAGAGGTCCTCATTCTCAAGAGATGAGCTTTCCTGGTGGAGCTTTCGAAGAAAACGATGAAACTTTTTCTACTACAGCTCTAAGAGAAACTGAAGAAGAGATTGGTATTCCAAAAGAACAAATCCAGATCTTAGGTAAATTGAGTTCTCTTTATATTCCTGTGAGTAGGTTTTTAGTTCATCCCTTTTTGGGTTATACGAAACAACTTCCCGAATTCAAGATAGATCCCAAAGAAGTAGAAAAACTTTTCCTTTTCTCTTTAGAGGACTTTCTTGACGAAAAAAATCGAACCAGACAACAAATTCAAATCAAAAAGAATCAACAAGTAATTCCCATTATTGTTCCAGTCTTTCGAATCTCAGACGAGATCATCTGGGGTGCAACCGCCATGATCATGAATGAGTTTTTGATGATTTATAAAGATATTTTATAA
- a CDS encoding LytR C-terminal domain-containing protein: MFKKIYKFYFIIIFLLLSCSKEDYFEKEIHLDFVVTLGNYYNFSRWIFIPEKELTLLLFFNPDSYVVKEKDILSENIRFEEYKTQSWEEKIEVFKKITQKNPNSRIHLKDQQFEQMIDFLEGLELFLIQRLQFLESDHFFLEGKSRFYSDYLKDYLVSLETYERGNYYIASQNRHFRFETFLLNFLYQLRDKRTIFEKDNQIKVLHNILKSEIHIDDLRKLFFTLASYDFLVVEFPLMVVSNHQTNEKELVLNLEKSKEVYESVVENIKTQNEIEVTLEILNASEVNRLANRLKSIIDSQKYKVMATENFPFPLEETILVNNNGNSLFIKEIRKILNIDEKRIYFYKRTREVGLSLILGKDFEMNKFIRK; this comes from the coding sequence TTGTTTAAGAAAATTTATAAATTTTATTTCATAATCATTTTTCTTTTGTTGAGTTGTTCGAAGGAGGACTATTTCGAAAAAGAAATCCATTTGGATTTTGTTGTGACTTTAGGAAATTATTATAACTTTAGCCGTTGGATTTTCATTCCCGAAAAAGAATTAACCCTTTTGCTTTTTTTCAATCCTGATTCGTATGTAGTCAAAGAAAAGGACATTCTTTCAGAAAACATACGATTTGAAGAATACAAAACCCAATCATGGGAAGAAAAGATCGAAGTATTCAAAAAAATCACACAGAAAAATCCCAATAGTAGGATACACTTAAAGGACCAACAATTTGAACAAATGATTGATTTTCTTGAAGGTTTGGAACTCTTTCTTATTCAAAGATTGCAATTTTTAGAATCGGACCATTTCTTTCTCGAGGGAAAGAGTAGGTTTTACAGTGACTATCTGAAGGACTATTTAGTTTCTTTGGAAACCTACGAAAGGGGGAATTACTATATTGCTTCCCAAAACCGACATTTTCGATTCGAGACATTTCTTCTTAATTTTTTGTACCAGCTCCGTGATAAAAGAACCATTTTCGAAAAAGATAACCAAATTAAGGTTCTTCACAATATCCTCAAAAGTGAAATCCATATCGATGATTTGAGAAAACTTTTCTTTACTTTGGCAAGTTATGATTTTTTGGTGGTGGAGTTTCCGTTGATGGTGGTGTCAAACCATCAAACCAACGAAAAAGAATTGGTGCTAAATCTCGAGAAATCCAAAGAAGTTTATGAATCAGTCGTAGAAAACATCAAAACTCAAAACGAGATTGAAGTCACATTAGAAATTCTCAATGCCAGTGAAGTCAATCGCTTAGCTAATCGCTTAAAATCCATCATTGATTCCCAAAAATATAAAGTCATGGCAACGGAGAATTTCCCTTTTCCATTAGAAGAAACAATATTGGTTAATAATAACGGAAATTCTTTATTTATCAAAGAAATAAGAAAAATTTTAAACATAGACGAAAAAAGGATTTATTTTTATAAAAGAACTAGAGAAGTGGGATTGTCTTTGATTTTAGGAAAAGATTTCGAAATGAATAAATTCATAAGGAAATGA
- a CDS encoding methyltransferase domain-containing protein: protein MKKKDVGNGIYLDGKWSFSHTSVVENFDVHIRKSIPLYEEGHQIILDVLKFYLKPSQKYMILDLGCSSGILLEKISQEFKHHSLYLVGVDKEEKMIQQAKKRNYSKDHQIEWVCSDMVDYNFPKHHIGIAYYVFQFLPKEKRVEVLAKIYHSLKKKGLLFFFEKTHHRNPILNKIHSHILFEYKRRQGYSQEEILNKEKSLKGVLLPNTLEENFGLIQKAGFETFTSIFQYGSFVGWLLIK from the coding sequence ATGAAAAAAAAAGATGTAGGCAATGGTATCTATCTTGATGGAAAGTGGTCCTTTAGCCACACAAGCGTAGTTGAAAATTTTGATGTTCACATCAGGAAATCCATCCCCTTGTATGAAGAAGGACATCAAATCATTCTAGATGTTTTGAAATTTTACTTAAAACCCTCACAAAAGTATATGATTTTGGATTTAGGTTGTTCATCGGGCATTCTTTTAGAAAAGATTTCTCAAGAATTTAAACATCATTCTTTATACTTAGTGGGGGTCGATAAAGAAGAAAAAATGATACAACAAGCCAAAAAAAGAAACTACTCAAAAGATCATCAGATAGAATGGGTGTGTTCTGATATGGTAGATTATAACTTCCCGAAACATCACATTGGGATTGCTTACTATGTCTTTCAATTTTTACCCAAAGAGAAACGAGTTGAGGTTTTAGCAAAAATTTATCATTCCCTCAAAAAGAAAGGTTTACTATTCTTTTTTGAAAAAACTCATCACCGAAATCCCATTCTCAATAAAATACATTCTCACATACTTTTTGAATACAAAAGACGACAAGGCTATAGCCAAGAAGAAATCCTCAACAAAGAAAAAAGCTTAAAAGGGGTTTTACTTCCAAACACCTTAGAAGAAAATTTTGGATTGATACAAAAGGCAGGTTTTGAAACTTTTACTTCAATTTTTCAATATGGTTCCTTTGTGGGATGGTTGCTTATAAAATAG
- the fliP gene encoding flagellar type III secretion system pore protein FliP (The bacterial flagellar biogenesis protein FliP forms a type III secretion system (T3SS)-type pore required for flagellar assembly.): MRKIKKILPFTFVVILFFVSELFAQEIPNLTIPVIEGVRAARNGQEASTSLMLILLVSILSLAPALIMMMTSYTKIVIVLDFVRRALALQNMPPNQVLFSLALFLTFFIMAPTFREFNERALEPYLRNELSTTEFLDRGIEPFRKFMIKQIGKDGGKEIALFVKLAGKDISQIQKLDDIDTYIVVPAFMLSEMKKAFIIGVLIFIPFIIIDIVISSTLMSMGMIMLPPAIISLPFKIILFILVDGWHLITYNLVQSYF, translated from the coding sequence ATGAGAAAGATAAAAAAAATTCTTCCATTTACTTTTGTCGTAATTTTGTTTTTTGTTAGTGAATTATTTGCTCAAGAAATTCCCAACCTAACGATCCCTGTGATAGAAGGTGTAAGAGCTGCAAGAAACGGACAAGAGGCTTCTACTTCTTTGATGTTGATTTTACTGGTTTCTATTTTGAGCTTGGCTCCTGCTTTGATCATGATGATGACTTCTTATACCAAGATTGTGATTGTTCTGGATTTTGTCCGTAGAGCTCTGGCATTGCAAAACATGCCTCCAAACCAAGTGCTATTTAGCTTAGCATTGTTTTTGACGTTCTTCATCATGGCACCTACTTTCAGAGAATTCAATGAAAGAGCTCTCGAACCCTATTTAAGAAACGAATTATCAACCACAGAGTTCCTCGATAGAGGGATTGAGCCCTTCCGAAAATTCATGATCAAACAAATTGGAAAAGATGGGGGAAAAGAAATCGCTTTGTTTGTTAAATTGGCGGGGAAAGATATTTCTCAAATCCAAAAATTAGATGATATCGATACTTATATTGTGGTGCCTGCCTTTATGCTTTCAGAAATGAAAAAAGCATTCATTATTGGCGTTTTGATTTTCATTCCTTTTATCATTATCGATATTGTTATTTCTTCCACCTTGATGTCGATGGGAATGATCATGTTACCACCTGCCATCATTTCTCTACCCTTCAAAATCATACTCTTTATTCTTGTTGACGGTTGGCATTTGATTACTTACAATCTGGTTCAATCCTACTTTTAG
- the rsfS gene encoding ribosome silencing factor, whose translation MSIRRKRKLKPKPQKIEQIEQKFLKVSEKQEVRKLVEEIVNFLDDKKMQNIIVMNLEIVNPYFGIFIIASANSYLQLGMVAKEFQKKFFDYMPEKNSKTQDAQSGWLIFDFVDVIVHLFMPEQRSYYNLEKLWGDSEIIYTSDTKQFQW comes from the coding sequence ATGAGTATTCGAAGAAAAAGAAAGTTAAAACCAAAACCCCAAAAAATAGAGCAAATCGAACAAAAATTCCTAAAAGTTTCCGAAAAACAAGAAGTTCGTAAATTGGTGGAAGAAATCGTCAATTTCTTGGATGATAAGAAAATGCAAAACATCATCGTGATGAACTTAGAAATAGTTAATCCTTATTTTGGGATTTTTATCATCGCATCTGCAAATTCCTATCTTCAGTTAGGAATGGTGGCAAAGGAATTTCAAAAAAAGTTTTTCGACTATATGCCAGAAAAAAACTCAAAAACCCAAGATGCACAATCAGGTTGGTTGATCTTTGATTTTGTTGATGTCATTGTTCATCTTTTTATGCCAGAACAAAGAAGTTATTATAACTTGGAAAAACTTTGGGGGGACTCAGAAATCATTTATACTTCTGATACAAAACAATTCCAATGGTAG
- a CDS encoding ABC transporter ATP-binding protein — translation MIELFQVHKTYISEGEEVRVLQGIDLVVPSQSVISIEGASGSGKSTLLNLIGTIDKPTLGEIYIENQKVIFEDTKMIDNFRSHVIGFIFQHYYLLPDFTVLENVLMPLWIKNQKVKSTRNKELIEEAKDILNKVGLSHRLHHYPSQISGGEMARVAVARALVGKKKIILADEPTGNLDKENSLKVVELLWKLHDEYQFTMVLVSHDRDITKEIPNRYQLENGKLYKI, via the coding sequence ATGATAGAGCTCTTTCAAGTTCATAAGACTTACATTTCAGAAGGAGAAGAAGTTCGAGTTCTTCAAGGGATTGATTTGGTGGTTCCATCGCAGTCAGTGATTTCTATCGAAGGGGCAAGTGGTTCTGGAAAAAGCACGCTTTTGAACTTGATTGGCACCATAGACAAACCTACGCTGGGAGAAATTTACATAGAAAATCAAAAAGTCATTTTCGAAGACACAAAGATGATCGATAATTTTCGTTCCCATGTGATCGGGTTTATCTTTCAGCATTATTATTTACTACCTGATTTCACGGTTTTGGAAAATGTATTGATGCCATTATGGATTAAAAATCAAAAAGTCAAATCCACAAGAAACAAAGAGTTAATAGAAGAAGCAAAAGACATTTTAAACAAAGTGGGGTTATCCCATCGACTTCATCATTATCCCTCGCAGATCTCAGGAGGGGAAATGGCAAGGGTGGCAGTAGCCCGAGCATTGGTGGGAAAAAAGAAAATCATCTTAGCCGATGAACCCACGGGAAATCTCGACAAAGAAAACTCCCTCAAGGTAGTGGAGCTCTTGTGGAAACTCCATGATGAATATCAATTCACAATGGTGCTGGTTTCGCATGATCGAGACATAACGAAAGAGATCCCAAATCGATACCAACTGGAAAACGGAAAACTCTACAAAATCTAA